One genomic segment of Impatiens glandulifera chromosome 6, dImpGla2.1, whole genome shotgun sequence includes these proteins:
- the LOC124941128 gene encoding actin-66-like → MLEGVDIRPIVCVNGTERIMAGFAGDDAPRTIFPSIVGRPRHMRVMVERHHMRVMDRMHVGDKAEMLRSVLNLKYPIEDGIVSNWDDMEKVWHQTFDDLSVSPQDHPVLLTEAPLNSKANREKMTQIMFETFHTPSMYVVNQAVLSIYGTGRYNGIVLESGEGVSHTVPVYNGQAIPHATLRLDLAGRDLTDHLMKILPEGGYSFTRKIVRDMKENLTYIALDYEQEIEISRTNSSLIEETYKLPDGQVITIGAERFRCPEILFQPSMIIGMEAASGIHEMTYNSIMMCDVDIRRELFEHIVLSGGSTMFPGIADRMSKEIIALAPMKINVFAPPERKYLVWIGGSIFAYLSPFKKVMISKAEYDEFGPSIVHRVVSPL, encoded by the exons ATGTTAGAAGGTGTGGACATTCGGCCAATTGTGTGCGTCAATGGGACTGAAAGAATTATG GCTGGATTTGCCGGAGATGATGCTCCACGAACTATCTTTCCTAGCATTGTGGGTCGTCCTCGTCACATGCGTGTGATGGTTGAAAGACATCATATGCGTGTGATGGATAGAATGCACGTCGGTGATAAAGCTGAGATGTTGAGAagcgttttaaatttaaaatacccaATTGAGGATGGTATTGTGAGCAATTGGGACGATATGGAGAAAGTATGGCATCAAACATTCGATGATCTTAGTGTTTCCCCACAAGATCATCCCGTTCTTCTTACTGAAGCACCTCTTAACTCTAAGGCTAATCGTGAAAAGATGACCCAAATTATGTTTGAGACATTTCACACTCCTTCCATGTATGTTGTCAATCAGGCCGTACTTTCTATATATGGAACTGGTCGTTACAACG GTATTGTGCTGGAATCGGGTGAAGGTGTGAGTCACACAGTACCCGTATATAATGGACAAGCCATTCCACACGCAACCCTTCGTCTTGATTTGGCTGGTCGAGACCTCACAGATCATTTGATGAAGATCCTGCCAGAAGGTGGTTATTCATTTACCAGGAAAATTGTTAGGGATATGAAGGAAAATTTGACTTACATAGCTCTGGACTACGAACAGGAGATTGAGATTTCAAGAACCAATTCTTCATTAATTGAGGAAACCTACAAGCTTCCTGACGGTCAAGTGATTACCATTGGTGCTGAGAGGTTCCGATGTCCTGAGATACTTTTCCAGCCATCGATGATCATCGGAATGGAAGCTGCTTCTGGAATCCACGAGATGACTTACAACTCCATCATGATGTGTGATGTGGATATCAGGAGGGAGCTGTTTGAACACATTGTGCTTAGTGGTGGTTCAACTATGTTCCCCGGTATTGCTGACAGAATGAGCAAAGAGATAATTGCCCTTGCACCTATGAAGATAAATGTGTTTGCACCTCCCGAGAGGAAGTACCTTGTCTGGATTGGTGGATCTATCTTTGCATATCTAAGCCCTTTCAAGAAG gtGATGATTTCAAAGGCAGAGTACGATGAATTTGGACCTTCTATTGTTCACAGGGTAGTGTCTCCGTTATAA